From Permianibacter aggregans, a single genomic window includes:
- a CDS encoding rod shape-determining protein: MMLTQFVRALFSSGPILIEFDRRTIHVRDIASRKSESYPACVDIGGSEGNRKIIADGESRGNATATDRVWPFDHPRMVLHDFVVAEKLVQESIRRMHTNRFIRPSPIVILHSLVDWDGGLTEIEKRALLELAYSAGAREAYVWQGRRLTDSAIQSGRYKE, from the coding sequence ATGATGCTTACCCAGTTTGTCAGAGCGCTATTTTCTTCTGGCCCCATCCTGATCGAGTTTGATCGTCGGACGATTCATGTTCGTGACATCGCGAGTCGGAAGAGTGAATCGTATCCGGCCTGTGTTGATATTGGTGGCAGTGAAGGGAACCGAAAGATTATCGCTGACGGTGAGAGCAGAGGGAATGCGACCGCAACTGACCGAGTATGGCCATTCGACCACCCCAGAATGGTGCTGCATGACTTTGTGGTGGCGGAAAAACTGGTTCAAGAATCGATCAGGAGAATGCATACCAACCGCTTCATTCGTCCCTCACCTATCGTGATCTTACACTCACTCGTGGATTGGGATGGCGGATTGACCGAGATCGAAAAGCGCGCATTGCTCGAATTGGCTTACAGTGCCGGTGCGCGTGAAGCGTATGTGTGGCAAGGAAGAAGGTTGACTGATTCAGCGATTCAATCGGGGCGATACAAGGAATAG